In Pirellulales bacterium, the genomic stretch GCGCTTCGAGGGCGCCCAGACGTTTCAGCAAACCGGCAGTTTCATCGGCAACGACATCGTGCGCCGCGGGTTTTACACGCAGATCGCCTATCGCTTTTACGACGCGCCCACCGAATTCCTCTCGCGGATCGAGGCGGTGTTTCGCTACAGCTATGCCGACATCCGCGGGGTTCCGCTCAATCAACTCGACTTGACGGCGTTCACTTTCCCGAACCAATCGCCCGTCTCGCGCGATCAATACACGGTGGGAGCGAATTACTATATTTACCCGTCCATGGCGATCAGGTGGGCCTACGAATTCAACAAGGAAATCGGCGGCAACCTCAAAGACGACGTGCTGTTGACGAGCTTTACTTGGGGATTTTGATGACGTTCGCCACACGAACCCGAAGCGCCAGCGAGGCCATGTCAAGCGGAAGTGCCGCTTATCGTGCTGCGCGTGTGACGGGACGCCGCGGAGCGGCGCGGGAGTTAAGCCGTGGGCGCCAGCCCACGGTTAGCTTGCCGCGAGTTTGTAAAGCCGCGGAGCGGCGACGGAGCGTGGTGTGCCATTCTCCGTCGCCGCTCCGCGGCTGTGGTGATTTGGCCGACGATGTCCGTGGGCTGGCGCCCACGGCTAAACTCCGTTGCCCCTCCGGGGCAGGCGAAAGCAGAAAGCAAGTATGTTAATCGTCCGAAAGCGCTCGGTCGGCTGGCCGACGCTCGTTTGGCTCCTTTTCGGTGGAGGGCTGGCCCTGCTTGGCTGCCGGAACACGCCCGTCGATTTACAGAACGGCCCGGCGCCCTTGCGCGGGCCGCCGCCCAAGCTCGCCGAGGCGGAGAGCTATGAGGATTCGCTGACCGGCGGCCAGGTGTTCGCCATGTATTGCTCCTCCTGCCATAACCCGCGCCCGCTGGCGGAGCGTCCCTTCTCCAGTTACCAAAACGTGGCGGCGCACATGCGGGTCCGTGCCAACTTGACGGGCAAGGAGTACGCCAAGCTGATGGAGTTCTTGCGGCGCTGGCACGATGTGCCACCGCCTCATCCGCCCCTCGAGCCCCCACCCAAGCGGTTCTTCTTCAACCAGCCGATCCCGGAACAACAAGAGGAGATTCCGGCCCCCAAGCCGATGCCGCCGGTCCCGGTCGCGGTGCCGAGCCGGTGATGACTATTTTGCTTTCGGCGGCGGCAGGTTCTCTGGAGACGGCTGGCCGCCTCCTTGCGCTTTGGCCTTTCGCTCCCTCTTTCCCGGTTTGGTTTCCGGCCTGGCCTGTTGAGACTCGCCCTCGTCGGGGCGCGAAACCTCCGTGCCGGGAATGAAGCCGCGCACGTAGCGCGCCAGTGCCCAGGCCTCTTCCAACGTCAGCGCGCCGCGGAACGGCGGCATAACGGCCCCGCGTCCCTGCATGATCGCGCGGGCCAGCTGATCGTCGGACCGCGAAGCGTGAAAGCGGACGTTGGTGAAATTGGGGATGCCGGGAATGTCCCATACGCCGCGGCCATCGATGCCGTGGCAGCGGATGCAATAGCGATTGAAGAGAGCCGCCGCGGCCTGTTTTTCCTCCTCCGGGCTGCGCATCCAGTACCACGTGCCGCCCGGTGGGCCCGCAAACATGGGATGGCTATCGACGAGGATCTGGCCGCCATGATGCCGGCAAAAGTGCGAGCTTTTCCGCCTGGGCGGGACCGCCCCTAAGACCGAGACCAACGCCAGGCTGACCGCGCCAAAAACAAAAAAACGGGCAGCGACGCTGACCCAGAGCATCTCTTGATTTCGCTTCATGCGTCTCACCCTGTAGCGGCGGCCATCTCTCCCGCGCCCCACCTGTTGGACTTATCGGTA encodes the following:
- a CDS encoding cytochrome c produces the protein MKRNQEMLWVSVAARFFVFGAVSLALVSVLGAVPPRRKSSHFCRHHGGQILVDSHPMFAGPPGGTWYWMRSPEEEKQAAAALFNRYCIRCHGIDGRGVWDIPGIPNFTNVRFHASRSDDQLARAIMQGRGAVMPPFRGALTLEEAWALARYVRGFIPGTEVSRPDEGESQQARPETKPGKRERKAKAQGGGQPSPENLPPPKAK